In Zingiber officinale cultivar Zhangliang chromosome 6A, Zo_v1.1, whole genome shotgun sequence, a single genomic region encodes these proteins:
- the LOC121998040 gene encoding uncharacterized protein LOC121998040, producing the protein MAGNVPPTILFKDICSLGRKSHIAYIKEMSTALQSLGVPASVFQPETYLLRGYTSALFAKRLRPLLNYNDAVKLERVLKIGIHHQHFDNYRSASGEQFYHFLEFLRTPAGQNALSLVAQQDRLARRGGEHFTAQEMGWIAMFEAHRNDLNGRLDDVRRDHQVVINDLELQLSEARHQLETDLARIKRKHFPASLYTPLCDVDFNKACWTEYTLECRRQKRLPVDLPFFRP; encoded by the coding sequence ATGGCCGGGAATGTTCCTCCAACCATCCTGTTTAAGGACATATGCTCCTTGGGGCGGAAATCACACATTGCCTACATTAAAGAGATGTCTACCGCTCTGCAGAGTCTTGGCGTTCCTGCTAGCGTGTTCCAGCCTGAAACCTATCTGCTGCGTGGCTACACTAGTGCCTTGTTCGCTAAGCGGCTTCGTCCTTTACTGAACTACAATGATGCTGTTAAGTTAGAGCGTGTGCTGAAGATCGGTATCCATCACCAGCATTTCGATAACTACCGCAGTGCATCAGGTGAGCAATTCTACCATTTCCTCGAATTCTTGAGGACTCCCGCCGGCCAGAACGCCCTGTCTCTAGTTGCTCAGCAGGACAGGCTCGCCCGGAGGGGCGGGGAGCATTTTACCGCGCAGGAGATGGGCTGGATCGCCATGTTTGAAGCCCATCGCAATGACCTCAATGGGCGGCTAGACGATGTTCGTCGTGATCATCAAGTTGTCATTAATGACCTTGAGCTTCAGCTGAGTGAAGCCCGTCACCAGCTTGAGACTGACTTGGCCCGGATCAAGCGGAAGCACTTTCCTGCGAGTCTCTACACACCACTCTGCGATGTCGACTTCAATAAGGCGTGTTGGACTGAGTACACGCTTGAATGTCGTCGGCAGAAGCGGCTACCTGTTGATCTCCCTTTCTTCCGCCCATGA
- the LOC121998036 gene encoding uncharacterized protein LOC121998036, whose translation MKCSWHPWERGVGVCASCLRERLLALTTEVQVAPSPELPSSMEFPRSVSPYASRVPAGRSRRSYSSILSSFFGRRGSGEDRSWLPDILRGRRKKKKKKLTAATSDAKGKGREVESPASGGGSGFGLPEGDARYDVASAMPSCRLTPLPMRAATAKHRHQSVGGELSGYGACCSPLVTAGASRQRSWAAEVGTANGVPRLAHHRRHESAEGPLLRSDLSRKLSDLVKFR comes from the coding sequence ATGAAGTGTAGTTGGCATCCGTGGGAGCGCGGCGTTGGCGTCTGTGCCTCCTGCCTCCGGGAGCGCCTCCTCGCCCTCACCACCGAGGTGCAGGTCGCGCCGTCGCCGGAGTTACCTTCGTCGATGGAGTTCCCACGATCTGTTTCCCCTTATGCGTCCCGTGTGCCCGCCGGTCGTTCCCGGCGATCATATTCCTCCATTTTGTCCTCCTTTTTCGGCCGCCGTGGCTCCGGTGAGGACCGCAGTTGGCTTCCCGATATTCTACGTGGCCgacggaagaagaagaagaagaagctcacaGCGGCGACTTCGGACGCGAAGGGGAAAGGGCGCGAAGTCGAATCGCCGGCGAGCGGCGGAGGCAGCGGCTTCGGCCTGCCGGAGGGAGACGCCCGGTACGATGTTGCGTCGGCCATGCCGTCGTGTCGGCTGACGCCGCTTCCGATGAGAGCTGCAACCGCGAAGCACCGCCACCAGAGTGTCGGAGGCGAGCTCTCCGGGTATGGCGCGTGCTGCAGCCCGTTGGTGACCGCCGGCGCCTCCCGGCAGCGGTCCTGGGCGGCGGAGGTTGGGACTGCCAACGGCGTGCCTAGGTTGGCGCACCACCGGCGCCACGAGTCCGCCGAAGGGCCTTTGCTCCGCTCGGACCTTTCTCGGAAGTTGTCCGATTTGGTCAAGTTCAGGTGA
- the LOC121998037 gene encoding ras-related protein RABH1b — MAPVSALAKYKLVFLGDQSVGKTSIITRFMYDKFDNTYQATIGIDFLSKTMYLEDRTVRLQLWDTAGQERFRSLIPSYIRDSSVAVIVYDVASRQSFLNTSKWIEEVHTERGSDVIIVLVGNKTDLVDKRQVSIEEGEGKAQELGVMFIETSAKAGFNIKALFRKIAAALPGMETLSSTKQDDMVDVNLKSTNANSSQSQSQSGGCSC; from the exons ATGGCACCGGTGTCGGCACTCGCAAAGTACAAGCTGGTATTCCTGGGCGATCAGTCGGTAGGCAAGACGAGCATAATCACCCGATTCATGTACGACAAGTTCGATAATACGTATCAG GCTACAATTGGAATTGATTTTCTATCAAAAACTATGTACCTCGAGGACCGAACAGTCAGGTTGCAACTTTG GGACACAGCTGGGCAGGAGAGATTTAGGAGCTTGATCCCAAGTTATATTCGAGACTCTTCTGTTGCGGTCATTGTATATGATGTTGCAA GTCGACAATCCTTCTTAAATACCTCAAAATGGATTGAAGAGGTTCATACAGAGAGGGGAAGTGATGTCATCATTGTCCTTGTTGGAAACAAAACTGACCTTGTTGACAAGAG GCAAGTCTCAATAGAGGAAGGAGAAGGTAAAGCTCAGGAACTTGGTGTCATGTTCATTGAAACAAGTGCAAAAGCTGGTTTCAATATAAAG GCTCTGTTTCGAAAAATTGCCGCTGCTTTACCAGGGATGGAAACCCTTTCTTCGACGAAACAGGATGACATGGTTGATGTAAACTTGAAATCCACAAATGCAAATTCATCCCAATCACAGTCACAATCTGGAGGATGTAGCTGTTGA